Within Nocardia terpenica, the genomic segment CGGGGTCCGGCGACGCCTGCGCCTGGCGCCGGTGCTGCGGCGCTGCACGGTCGACGGCGCCGAACTCGACGACGGCGACCTGGTCGTGCGGTTCCGCCCCGATGCCGAGGTCTGGCCGCAATGAGCGACGGCGCGGGCGGCCGCAGCGGGCGCGAGTGGGTCCGGGGCGAACCCGTCGGCCGCCGCACTGCCCCGGAAGACACCGCGACCGACGAGACCCCCGGCGACTCGGGCGGCGAAGCACGCACCGACGCGGCCGATCACGACGAGGCGGCGCACGGGGACAACTTCGCCGAATTCGCCGAGGAACTGCGCCTGCTGGCCGAGACGATCCTCGAGCGCGTGGAACCGGTGCTGCGCCAGGCGTCCGCCGACGGCCGCACCGAATGGGACAGCTGCAGCTGGTGCCCGGTGTGCGCGGCGGCCGCGCTGGTCCGCGGCCAACATCACGACGTGGTGGCGGCGCTGGCCGAGCACGGCACGGCGATCGTGACGGTGCTGCGCGAGGCCCTGGCCGGGGTGCCGGTGGAACCGATATTCCCGCCGGACGAGACGAGTGATTCCCGCAATGCGGGCGACGCGCCCGGCACGAAACATGGCACGATGGGCCGGATGTCCGCAACCACCCAACCCCGCCGCGACCGCGGCAAGTCCCGGTACGTCCCGATTCCGGTGCAGATCAAGGCATGACGACACGCATCGGGCGGGAGGCCCCGCTGACGGTCGGCATCGATGTCGGCGGCACCAACATTCGCGCCTCGGTGGTCGACGGCGCGGGCGAGGTGCTGGACACGGTGCAGGCCCCGACCCCGCATTCGGAGCAGGCGCTCGAGGACGGCCTCGAGCGTGCGGTGCGCGAGCTGTGCGCCCGGCACCCGATCGGCGCGGTCGGCCTCGCGGTGGCCGGATTTGTCGACGAGACCCGGTCGTCGGTGCGGTTCGCGCCGCATCTGCCGTGGGAGGACACGCCGGTCGCGCGGCGGCTCACCGACCGGCTCGGCCTGCCGGTCATCCTCGAGCACGACGCCAATGCCGCGATGTGGGCGGAATACCGATTCGGCGCGGCGGCGGGCGCGCACAACGGCGTGCTGGTCGCCATCGGCACCGGCATCGGCGCGGCGCTGCTGGTCGGCGGCCGGTTGTATCGCGGAAGCTTCGGCGTCGCACCGGAACTCGGCCATCTGCAGGTGGTGCCGCACGGCCGGGCCTGCCCGTGCGGCAAGCGCGGCTGCTGGGAACGGTATTGCAGCGGAACGGCTCTGGTGGACACCGCGCTCGAGATGCTCGCCACCGACCCGATGAGCTCGACCATCCTGGCCCGCGACGCCGCCCGCGATCCGGGCTCGCTGACCGGCCGCCGGGTGGCGGGCGCCGCGCAGGACGGCGATCCGGTCGCGCTGCGGGTGATGGCGGAATTCGCACGCTGGCTCGGTCTCGGCCTGGCCTTTGTCAGCGACATCTTCGATCCGGATCTGATCGTGATCGCGGGCGGGGTGAGCTCGTCCGCGCCGATGTTCCTCGACGACGCCCGCGAGCACTACGCCGCCGCGATCACCGGCGCTCGGCACCGCCCGCTGGCCCGCATCCGGACCACCCAGCTGGGCGAGGCGGCGGGCATGGTCGGGGCCGCGGAACTGGCGCGGGCGGCGCTGGTGTCCGAGCGCATCGGCGCGCCCGCCGAGAAGCCAACCCCCGGTGCGAAATCCACCGCGAAGACCTCCGGAAAATCGGGTGCGGGCCGCCGCTCGTCGACCGCGGCGGGCCGCTCCCCGGCCGCCGACGGCAAGGCGGGCGCCCGCCGCTGACGGCCCGGTCGGCGGTGTGGTTCGACCCGGTGTGAAATCGGCTGTGCGGGCTTGGTCACAACTCGTGACCGACGGTAGAGTCGGCAACGGATGGTGGCGCCGCGGTGGCGGCCGGTCCGTAAGCCTCACTGGGGAAAGGACGCAATGTTCTACTGGCTGCTGAAGTACGTGTTTCCGGGGCCGTTCATGCACCTGTACAACCGGCCCAAGGCCGAGGGCGTGGAACATATCCCGGCCGACGGACCAGCCATCCTCGCGGGCAACCACCTGTCGTTCACCGACTGGCTGTTCACCCCCCTGATGAGCCCGCGCCGAATCACCTACCTGGCCAAGGCCGAATACTTCACCACCCCGGGCCTCAAGGGCCGGTTGCAGAAGTTCTTCTTCTCCGGCACCGGCCAGTACCCCATCGACCGCACCGGCGCCGACGCCGCCGTCGACGCGCTGAACACCGCGCGCCGACTGCTCGAGCAGGGCCGGTTGGTCGGCCTGTACCCCGAGGGCACCCGTTCGCCCGACGGTCGCCTGTACAAGGGCAAGACCGGCGTGGCGCGCCTGGCCCTGGAGACCGGCGTCCCGGTCATCCCGGTGGCGTTGATCGGCACCGACGAGGTGTGCCCGCCCGGCCCGTTCACCTGGCGCCGCCGCCGGGTCACCGTGAAATTCGGTGCGCCCATCGACTTCTCGCGCTACGAGGGCATGGGCGGCAACCGCTTCGTCGAACGCGCCGTCACCGACGAGATCATGTACGAGCTCATGCGGATGTCGGGCCGCGAGTACGTCGACGTCTACGCCGCCAGCCTCAAGAAGGGCGTCCCCTCCGGCCCCCGCCCCGACGCCGACCGCGTCCCGGAAACCATGGCCAGCTGATCCCGGCCAAAAGCACGCCGGGATCATGGTGATCGTGTGGCGCCGGGATCATGGTGATCGTGTAGC encodes:
- a CDS encoding ROK family protein, which gives rise to MTTRIGREAPLTVGIDVGGTNIRASVVDGAGEVLDTVQAPTPHSEQALEDGLERAVRELCARHPIGAVGLAVAGFVDETRSSVRFAPHLPWEDTPVARRLTDRLGLPVILEHDANAAMWAEYRFGAAAGAHNGVLVAIGTGIGAALLVGGRLYRGSFGVAPELGHLQVVPHGRACPCGKRGCWERYCSGTALVDTALEMLATDPMSSTILARDAARDPGSLTGRRVAGAAQDGDPVALRVMAEFARWLGLGLAFVSDIFDPDLIVIAGGVSSSAPMFLDDAREHYAAAITGARHRPLARIRTTQLGEAAGMVGAAELARAALVSERIGAPAEKPTPGAKSTAKTSGKSGAGRRSSTAAGRSPAADGKAGARR
- a CDS encoding lysophospholipid acyltransferase family protein yields the protein MFYWLLKYVFPGPFMHLYNRPKAEGVEHIPADGPAILAGNHLSFTDWLFTPLMSPRRITYLAKAEYFTTPGLKGRLQKFFFSGTGQYPIDRTGADAAVDALNTARRLLEQGRLVGLYPEGTRSPDGRLYKGKTGVARLALETGVPVIPVALIGTDEVCPPGPFTWRRRRVTVKFGAPIDFSRYEGMGGNRFVERAVTDEIMYELMRMSGREYVDVYAASLKKGVPSGPRPDADRVPETMAS